agaggataaagtataatctatcaccatttatttcataggtgagaccaagagaaaacattcAATGGTAAGAGATctcactttattctctaaagtaaaaatctaaaattcagAGGATTTAAATTCAAGAAAATCTATTAAATTTTAACAGTAGAAtccatttcattttattttgataaGAAGGTAACATGGCAGAAAATTGtcaatttgttataaaatataaatatttgaaaaagaaatgctTGTTAATTATCTTCCTTTTAATTGATTTCCGAAAGTAGGGGATTGGTAAATCAATAATTGCAGACACTCCATGTTTCGTTATCAATTCATACAAAATTTTCATTCGTATACTACTATATCATTATCATATTGCTAATTTTATGAAATCTGCATCATTACCATAGCTATTTAAAGGTGGCCATCCATGCATTCAGACTAGCTATAATCAATTGGATTGACTACACTAATTGCACCTTAGCTTGATTGTTGTAAGTTGTAACCAACTCTTTTACTTTCAAAATCTTGGAATTTGGATCAAATAATCTTTTAATATGGGAGCGTCActagaaaacacaaaataactgcAGTATGGATACATGGGTAGCATTAGCATCCATTTCATGTTCGCTACAAAAGGGGCACAGAATTGACATCATCCAAACATGAATAATCCAAAGTATTTATTAATCACTGATTATGTAAACAACACAAACCAGAAAACGGTAAACTATGAAAATTGACGCCTGTCATAGCAGCCTCTCATTAGGGTATGGTAATAGCTGATGATAGTAGCACAGAAGCAGCCAGCCAGTTATAGGACTTGACTCACATTGTAACAACAGTGAATGAATTCAAACACTAACTAATAGTCATCCCACACACTAGACGCTGCCATGAAAAGAAATCTGCTTCGTTATTAATACTAAAAAGgtattacaagaaattcaaaataCATTTTGTAATTTGTACCAAGTGCTTTTAGTGAACAGAGTAATTGTCAATTTGTACCATGAGATCACAGGAACAGTCTCATGCAGCAGCTTCGAGTTCATCAGAGTTCACAGCCACTCCATTTGGGGTCTCTTCTGACCGTAGCTGAGAGGAAACATCATCTATGGCATCATTCAGTTGTGCAATCTTCTCAGCCAgtacttttcttgttttctgcaaTGCAAAGTAAGGCAAAATTTTTGAgctattaaagaaatacttagcACCAATAACGTCGACCAAGTTAACAATACATATGAACTTTTGCAACCGATCGTAGGACATAAACTGGACGGCTAGGGGAAATCAGATTTCAGAATGACAAATTGACAATCATTATATGAATTTGGCAAATTAGTCTAAGATTGGTAAAATGCTTAAATCTAATAACATGTGCATGCAAGGGAATTTGTGGGCGTAAAGGGACAAGTAAGATTCAGCATGGCAAGCATCCTTCATTAAGATATAGATGAAGGGCAATATGAAGAACAAGCAGTTTCTCACCTCTAAGGCTTTTTCTTCATCATATATGAATTTTGGCAGTTTTCTCATCAACTCCTTCCGGTCAGCTCCAGCTAGAGCTTTGCTGATCtgtataaagataaaattaaaatggtAATAGCATTCAAGCAACAAAGCTAATTATGGTTAATGGCacataaaattgaaaagaaatattaTGACGAATATCTGAATGCTTCCCAGCTCCCACACAACGCCAGTATCTATTACCTGAGGTGCATACACGCAGCCAAGGGTACCAACAATTAATCCTCCCAAGAGAAAGCCACCGACAAAGATGCTAGCACCGCTGGGCCTTCCACCTTCACTATAGTTCCAAACAAGTAGAACTCCAAATTAATTACATCTAATCATGTAGTACAAAATGCTGTAATcaaaagtttattttttaatCCTGTTAGTTTCTTCCTCGTGTCAGTTATGTGTGCTGTGTGCATCCCACTCATTTATGATTATGATTTTGAGAGGCAATTTATATAAAAAGACCACCATGTACGGTTATATTATCACGGATTTGATTCATGCATTTTCACTTTGCAACAAATTATGCAGTCAGGCAGATAAACTGCAGAAATAGCCAAGAGAATACCTATATGCAGCTTGGATTGTGAGAGGCCTTCTTGCCGAAGACAGCTGCACTCCCCCACGACGATTGATATTCTGTGACAAGCTGGAATGTTTGATCTTGAACTGTGAGTAGTCCAACTTATTGATTGAAGATGCTAGCAAAATTGTTTGGAACAACAGATCAGTCACAAATCAAGATGTTCCCTCAGCTAAAAGAATCATTGCAGTAATTCTTCTTGTAGTCGAAGCTTTTGATAAAGTAGAAAACATGCCCTTTTCGGCAGAAAACAAAATACAGAATGAGAGTGAAAAATGGGCAATGCCAACCACCATTGCACGAAACAAAGACGCACCAAATCTTTATCATACCCCCCCCCCCCTTTAACCCCAAcatacgaagaagaagaagaagaagatcttGATGaattgttttttaattaaataaaaaaaagatcttgaTGAATGGCAAAGAAAGGCCGATAAACACAAGAAAGCAACATGAATCGGTGATCTTGAAACTCGTTACATTTATATCAATGTGACATACTAAAATCCAACTAATTATTACTACACACCAAGAAAACCTATAACTGTGGTATGAACACAACACTACCCAACACAAGAAAGCCTCTCGATTATGCAATCTTTGAAGCTAAACACggaatcaataataataaaagaataacttGAAAATTATCAAGATCAAGCATATATTTGGTAATTCTACTGAGATCACTGTTCATATAAGACTCAGACACATCCATGGTTGACTAAATCAGAGGAATGCACCTCAATTTTGATACTTGCATCTTCTAAAACGAATCcggagaaaataaaaagaaaaatcttgcAAAATGAATTAAGGATATAACGAGATGAGTATAAAGTAGGAAtcttgaaaaggaaaaagaagggtTACCGGAGTGAGTTAGGATGAAAGAAGTGGAAACTGCTGCCATGGTTGAGTTAAGTTCAgctgcagagagagagagagagaattgaggaaatcgaagagagagagagagaggttgggAAACTGAGAAAGTGCGAAAAGTGTTTGCGATATTTTTGAAGAGAGAAGAGTGAAGTGAAAaaaatgtgtgtatatatatgtcGATAATatctaagagagagagagacagagaaagAACGATAACTGTATAACCAGCTGCAGTTACCCCCTCTTTTTTTCCCCCAAAACACAgagatacacacacacacactcgtCTTTGGATATGTACACACCTCTTTCTCTTCCCAGcctatttctttctttctctcccccctcctttttttttttccatttaaatgGTCCAAGACTCCGAGTTGATTAAACAAACACAAACTTTTTTAGACCACTAATCAATTTTGGTAAAAAGTTGACTAATCTTTTGTTCAATTTTTGCATCTATGTattaacataaataaatcaattagtatactttatacttatatttatagaATCAATAAAATACTAGCTACATGGCTACCTACTACCTAGTGGAGCTCTTAAACAAAATACTTCAcctatttaattttctttatattCTTATTTAACGGTTACTTTTTTAATTAGTTGacaactaatatttttattagtaaatGATTACATACATAGAAATATTAGTTAAGCaattaatcattaaattttaattagagtaaacatttaaattaatcttaataaattttagatcttaataaattttttaggatgcttcttaataaatttttgttttgtttaagtAGACGAGTGAACTGACTATGgttttcttaataaatttttattatttcaaaaagtgATTACTCTTTTTAATTATCAGATGATTAAGTTATTATTTTCTTGGGCCGTGGCCCACTCTAGTGTCTAATAGATGGCCCAAAGTGTTGGTATCCTGTTCCCAAGGAGATGGATTTGGACATATCATAGTTGGGCCCATCATGATACCAGGTCCAAGTGTAATCCCAACGGAAAAGACCATTTCATGAACATTGACTATGGCTGAAACAGTCAACTCGGAAAAAGCAGAAAGCACGTCAACGATAAAAATGATGTTAGTTTGTGCAcccaaaagaattaaaaaattttgatggtACTTGTCTTAATTCGTTGAATCGGTCAAATTGAAGAAAACAATTTTTTCAGTGCGCCATTATTCATTCTAAGCAACTAATTTGTTTATGAGTTTATCTAGTGTCCTTAATAAAAAGTACATTTTAagatcataaaataaaaattttttattaaaaatataaaaaatttaagtttttaattatttattaaagaaaaacatttaaaattttacactagtgataaatttattatgtacTTCAAAAATATATGTTAGTTAAACCCTTTATTTATTAGATAATACGTGATGGTATATTCAAGAATAAGTCACGCCATActcaaaaaagaataaaattttcgCGATTTCTTCTATGAAATAGTTGTTAGGTACAAGTATAATAGTTCTTAGTTAGATATTTTTGTAATAAAGTTAATATAAGTTTTAAGTAGTTTCCAATATACAAACACAGAGACAATGGAGTAACAAGAAATCATGAAAAAGCAGTCCAAAGGACACGTTCCACTTGCTACTAAATGGTTAATGAAATAATTGGGGTAAAAACAATAGAAAGCTTTATTAATTTGCTTGTTCAGCTACGATAAGAGCATATATAAATCGTAAAATTCCAAAGGCCGGCTAAAACTGGAacaatgttattattattatatataatgttAGTTGTTATATATTATTCTATAACTAGAGATAACCAATACTACGGTCTCAGCAGATAAAACTCAGAAGCATATGACAAAAACATTATTCTATAACTAGAGATATTGCATTGGTGAATAATCTCTTCTGGCAAAACTAACTAGGCAACAATGGCAGGAGGAGAGGGAGGAGCAGGAGAAAGATCTCTTCAGGAAACACCCACTTGGGCAGTGGCTGTGGTGTGCAGTGTCTTTGTCATCCTCTCTGTCTTAATTGAACATGGAATCCATTCTCTTGGAAAGGTAATGCCTCAAACCACTTCTTCCAAAAATTCAAAATGGATAGGGTTATATCTAGTAGTGATTTTCTAACAACATAGTATGTATATACATGATAGTGGTTTCAGAAAAAGCAAAAGAAGGCAATGAATGAAGCCTTGGAGAAGATCAAATCAGGTAATTAATTAAGTCATAAGCTTATGTGTAATATATGTACATATAGTGGAGTGAGTCCAAAATGATTTGAATTTGTTGCAGAATTAATGCTGTTAGGATTCTTATCGCTTCTACTTACATTTGGAAcaaattatataaagaaaatatgCATCCCTCACAGTATTGGGGACACCATGCTTCCATGCAAGAAGGTGGTTTCACATGGTGGTGATGGTAGGAGACACTTGCTTTCTTTTGAGACGGAGGACGACAATGATGTGTTGTCATGGCGTCGCATTCTAGCAACTTCTATCTCCGGCGACGACTATTGCTCAACCAAAGTCAGGGACAATCAACTTTCAAATTATAACTTACAAttatatcagaataaaaatactacaAAAATTAGTCAccatatattatattatgagaaaTTAAATTCCTATTTTGTTGGCAAGGCAGGGTAAAGTGCCACTGATATCTGCTTCAGGGTTGCACCAGTTGCATATATTTATATTCGTCCTCGCTGTTTCTCACATTTTCTACAGCGTCATGACTATGGTCCTATCTCAAGCAAAAGTAAGTTTAATAAATAAACTTACATACATCATCAGTTATGAATTGATGTTTGTGGTATTATATGAACTTTCTTAACAGATGAAGAAATGGAAGTCTTGGGAAGCAGAGACATCCTCCTTGGAGTATCAATTTTCAAATGGTAATTTTATCAGATGATAGTCGTATATATGCTTattaatcttattattattattatatactaataaTATTGATCTCTTGTGTTAGATCCTGCAAGATTCAGGTTAGCACATCAAACATCATTTGTTAAGCAACATTCAGGGTGGTCTAGGATGCCCGGAATTCGATGGATTGTGAGTTCTACTTCCATCAATTCTTTCAATCactacaaataataataagaaactcaaaatatatatacaataatgtAGGTGGCGTTCTTCAGGCAATTCTTTGCATCTGTGACCAAAGTTGATTACATGACTATGCGACATGGATTTATAAATGTATGTGCTAAGTAATTATTCCAAGCTTATTATGGTTGAGTTCTATTTGTTACCTGAGTTCATTATAATTAATAACAGGCACATCTTGGCCCCAATAGCAAATTCAACTTCCATAAGTATATCAAAAGATCTATGGAGGACGATTTTAAAGTGGTTGTTGGTATCAGGTAGATTGttatacatatatgtatatgtgtgtgtgtgtgatgtgTCATCTTAGCTTCTTGTTAATGTTAATAATTTTGATGttaatgttttcttgttttgcagtaTGCCACTTTGGGTTTCTGCTATCATCTTTCTGCTTTTAAACGTTTATAGTAATATTCTTGCTCTCTTTTAAACACACTCATAAGCATATTATTTCCCATATTGGAGGCTTACttaattaacattaattaattaattactgtaTTCTTGCAGAATGGAACATGCTCACCTGGCTCTCATTCATCCCATTAGTGGTGATCGTGAAACTGAAACcattactactaataataacttgttaatgtgtatatatatataatattggtGCATGCAATTGCAATTTGCAGATACTTTTATTAGTTGGTACGAAGCTTGAGCTAATAATAATGGAAATGGCGCAAGAAATCCAAGATAGAACCACAATTGTAAGAGGGGTGCCAGTGGTGGAGCCAAATAACAAGTATTTCTGGTTCAATCGCCCCCAGTGGATCCTATTCTTGATACACTTCACCTTATTCCAGGTGTGTGTGAGTGTGACATGCTTATTTTGCAGTCCATTAAAAGTAttataatcatatatttttttgtttccgTGCAGAATGCCTTTCAAATAGCCCTTTTCCTCTGGACAGTGGTAAGTACTAATTCTACATTATCTTCTTGCATGATTAAACCCTCTTTGATATTACTCGTCAAGTTGAAgttgaattaaatttttgaaagggcaacacttttattaaaatttatcaagcacttaaccagcaaaagaaaattgaattatctcatactattagatgtaatctcacaccattaaaaatactaatgatggttaattgataGCTACAAATTACAAAACATGTTGTCCCCTAACACTCCTCTTAAATATATTTGGACGATGAGGTATGCTTCATAAATTAAGAACACAGAATGTAGATACATATAAAAGAGAAATGAAAAGTCTATAGCTCAAATCAATATGAgtgaatattttaatatattttggtGGGATTGGTTGAAAGTGAtttgtaattcgaaccaactgAATTTGAATTCTATATATAGACTTTATGTAACTTTATGTAAGTAAATCGACTTCATTATCGATTTATCAATGATTTTCAATGGTTGTAAATCGAAGCCATTACATTTGATTTAGTAGAAATGGTAAATCGAAACTATTTATTTCGATTCACTAGGGGCACAATTCAAAACCCATTGATTTGATTTACCATCAGCTTCTCAACCCAACGTTTAAACTCCTAAACCtactaaatcaaatcatattcaTTCGAATTATATTCAGAAGTCCAAAATCGAATATAATAAATTCGATTTATGAACATGTTTTACCCATTGCGAAGTTCTTTTATAAGTGATTTGTAGTACGAATGGCCAACGTTATAAATGGTTTGTTAAGAGTCACAATGAATGGTCATATGAGAATAATATTTTCATGAGTAACTGGTCGTTTTTATATGAGGTTATCTTTTGTTACAATCGAATTATAATCACCGGATCaccttatattatatttttggcTTCCTAATGTTGCTACtttataataatgataatttttttgttcttcactatatatgcAGTATGAGTTTAAGATCAAGTCTTGCTTCCATGAAAACTTGAAACTAATACTGATAAGGGTCATCCTTGGGGTATTCTTACAATTCATATGCAGTTATATTACATTCCCCCTCTATGCCCTAATAACCCAGGTATATACTATTTACAAGTTTTCTGTCTTGTCTCTGTCGCGCTAGCTAGTTGAATGAAAGCAAACATGTTCATTTTCTTGCAGATGGGATCACACATGAAGAAAGCAATATTTGAGGAGCAAACAGCAAAGGCCATTAAGAAATGGCAAAAGACTGCAAAGAACAGAACAAAGTTAAGGAAAGCAGGGATGGATAATGTTAGTAACTCAGGTTACATGAGTGGAGAAACAACACCAAGCCAAGGAACATCGCCAATTCATTTGCTTCACAAGTACAAGCCTAGTAGCAACCACACAGATACCGAGAGTGTTCTCTATTCTCCACGTTCATACCCTTCTGATACTGAGTTATCTGAGACTGAATTAGCATatactcatcatcatcatattcaACTCAATGAGATTACAACATCACATCGACATGGACCTCCAAATAACAGACAGGAAACTCATaatgttgatttttcttttgacAAGCCTTAAATTTGAACCACTTGTGCGTGCATATGCCAATGGCACCCTAATTAATTAACCCTTCATGATATTAGACAAATTTGTGTTCGAAGTCGCATATATAGCAACAGAAACTAGAAAAGATTTGTGACCTGTCTACATTTTTGCTAAGGTTATGTacttgattttatttttgaaacagaAATATAGAAATAGAAAGATAGAAAGGAATATTTTTCTATCTCAACGTATAAAGTTATAAAATTTTTGTATCTTGAAAACAGAAAAGATGTTGTATTCGGTGTGCTTGTAAAAAGGAATATAATAATTAAGAAGCTATGGCTtggtattaaaataaaaagttaggcCAAATAAAAAAATCAGGAACCAACCAATTCTTTTTAGTCAATAATTACCTAATAATTTTTTCTCTTGAAGTTTCTCTTTCCATTCATCTTGCCATTGATAgtcttttaataaaaatgtttcaTTAATATTTGAATCCATTGCTATTTTTCCATATCAACATAACataatttgtcaaaaattttattcgtacaccaaaattaaccactaaaatcaatcactaatgtatttgtatatatatacatatatgtgtgatttaatttattttcaatgtatatttggatttcaacatatattttatattagtaactaaCTTTGAcggttaattttaatgtacacgtaccatcaaaaatttatttaagtcaaactttattttgtttgttaaaatctccttaaaattttaagattttgtaTTTCTTTCTGATGGGCTTTAGCACTTTTTTTTCTCTGGGCTTTACGAAGTCTGGCTCCTTCAATATATTgataaaagtaaaatattaatttgatattttGGTTTTTCTGAAAAGACACAACACTAAAATATATTGATAAGTTAAAataaagcaaagaaaaaaaatggggGTCTTTTTTTTGTTCTAGGATGAGTGAAGTACAACAATATTGtcgttttgatatttttttttttccaagaaAAGCACTATAGTACAAATGTAAATTGGACAGAGATATGAACATGTGGGGTTGTTGTCTTCTAGGAGGTTTTGTGTTGGGGattgtcaaaaattttttattggcTCTGTCATTTGGTTGTGGTTAAGCCAAGTCTTCCTCCCGATGTAATGGTAGTGGTCGCCATTGAGATTAAGGATGATAATGAGTCTCTATGGGAGTAGGAATTCTCTTTCACCTTGTTCCCGTTTAGTAAAATGTCCTCATCTTGGTTCCATGTTTATCATTGGTTGCCGTTTATTTTTCTCCGTGGAGATACCGAATATTCACGAGTATTCATAGATATTAAACTTTTGAAACATTAATATAACCATaataaaatccaataaaatttaatctgttgagtttgaagaactaACAACATATTATAAATGATAACTAAacattattattggattaaaaatcaattatataTGTGATTAGTTTGTTAAAGTGTGaagaaaattaatataaaataaactgACCCAACAACTAGCTTCTGACCCAATAACAAGCAACTAAAGTCCAACATTAGTTTAGATCCAATATTCACTCATAtcattatattcttttttttttttttggtcagatgGATTAGACAGTCCCTAATCCTAGGCATTACTCATGTATTACACACCCacacaacacactcacacacactacaTGAGTTCATTTAAAGGTTCATAATTCCTCTCTTAGGATTTGAACCTGGGTGCAGCTACTTGGGAGGCAGCAGATCCTGCCACTAGCCCAAGCCTCGGCTGCCTCATATCATTATATTTGATCCAAAGAAAGAGTAGCTAATCTACaaggaagaaggaaagaaagaatctGGCTCAAGACAAACACAAGCCCAACTAGACAATCCAAGTCCATTCATTCAAATTGGTTGCAAACTAAAGAATGAAACTACATTTTCATTTGAACTAAACTATAAAGCTACCGAACCaaactctctcttctttctcttctctctttttcatcacCCACatgaaatcataaaagaaaagcaagaaaaaagagaaattcTGATTAGGCTAAATCAAAGTATAAAAAGTGGGTTACCAATTCAAGGAAAGAAGAAGGAAGTCAAAGAAGCTAGAGCTAAAGGCAAAGATCACATCCGAAAGACAAATCACAAAAAGTATTTCCAAATTTATGCTTCATTGAAGATTGGTGAAGAAACATTCTCCTTGCATGCATCGAATTGGAAAGCTCAAGATTTGAAGATCATGGAGCTCTGCTGTGAATCAAGGGTGAAGAAAGAAACTTGGGGGAAAAGTTCAAATGCACGGCTCAGATTCAAGAAGCAATTTGAAAAAAGATGAAAGAGAAGATAGAAGGTATGAATGCATGTATGATTCAGTCACTGCTTCTACTCTATCTCTCTTCTGTGACTCCGCTACTGCTACTGATTTTTGGGAGAAGAAGTCAAATGTGCTGCGGCAAAGTTTCAAGCTTTAGAAGCTTCACTCCTCTATTAAAtgggtgaacggccaaggattGAAGTAAGGAGTGAGAGCACAAAGTTTGCGTTCTTAGAGATTACAGAGCTATtacattcttctccttcatgattcttattgaatattctattttctcaatttaatcttTCTTTGTCTCAATGGAAAAAGGCAATATAGTAAGGAATGTATGAAAAAGCTATTGAGTTGAAAAAGGCCAAGAGAGTTAGACTTGGAGAAAAAGTCAAATATTTATTTCAGATATCCTTTATATGTATTTCTGTTTTATTGTCATGATCCTAAGgggattcccttgcaagttgggtgagcactttgCAATTGAAAGCTAGTGTGAGTTCTTAGTCAAATCTGGCTTGAGTAGAAGTTGGGTTTGTCCCAGATTAGATTGGGTAGAATCCTAGGGAAATTAAAGAGTGTAATCTTGTTCAAAGATAGTAAAATTTcgtcattgttgtgatggagactggatgtaaacTACACTGCACTGTGTAGTTGAACCAGGATATTTCTGATATGCATGCGTATGCGCAGGTGTCACGCGATGCGAGCATTGGCCACTGCTAAGTACTCTTGCATACATGGACATGGCTTGTGTACGCGAAAATGACCATTTTCACATCATGCATACACATGGTATGTCATGTATACGCGCGGATCCTCTTCTGTTTTATACTCTCGTGTACGCGAGAGGTGGTCTGCTTGCACGATCTTCCAATTTCAACATTCATGCGTACGTGAGGGGTGGCATGCGTACACATGACCACCCTGTTTtgaaaaaaaactatatttttgtatttttaatcatTCTTCGAGCCTTTCAAACTCCTGTAAGCTCTGTTTTGAGTATAGAGCCAGTGTAATCGAGGATAATAGAGTTAGGGAAGAAGCCTAGTGAGTTGATATGAGAAATGATGGTGAATAATTATGATTATGACTATGAATGAAGTAAAATATGATTTTgatgataattgatgatgatGTGAGTTTGGTACTTAATAAGAAAAGTATTGGGTTTTGAATTGTGGATTGATATTATTCGGTTTTGAATTGTGGACTGATTTGGCATGGCTGAATGAAGAGAATGAGCTAGAATTGAGAATGGTTGTGAGGATGGTGGTCGTATCCCGCTCACGTGTTAATGAGAGATGAGATATTGAGGAATGGTGATTAACTATGAGTAAGGTagagtcccaacaccaaacttagagtttggatgtggggattcaacaccaaacttagagtttggctgtggcctctcaacaccaaacttaaagtttgattgtgggggcttttgtttgactctgtactgagagaagcttttcatgcttcctctccatgtatacagaagaatacccttgggtcttaaacacaaggtagtctccattcagttgaaggactaattctcctctgttaacatctatcacagctcctgctgtggctaggaaaggtcttccaaggatgatgcattcatcctcttccttcctagtgtctaagattatgaaatcagcagggatgtaaaggccttcaacctttactaacacgtcctctactaatccataagcttgtcttactgacttgtctgccatttgtaaggagaatatggcaggttgtacctcaatgattcctagcttctccattacagagagtggcataagatttatgcctgaccctaggtcacacagagccttctcaaaggtcatggtgcctatggtacaaggtattaagaatttgccaggatcttgtctcttttgaggtaaagtttgctgaacccatgtatctagttcaccaatgagcaagggaggttcacctttccaagtctcattaccaaacaacttggcatttagcttca
This region of Arachis hypogaea cultivar Tifrunner chromosome 8, arahy.Tifrunner.gnm2.J5K5, whole genome shotgun sequence genomic DNA includes:
- the LOC112705731 gene encoding uncharacterized protein gives rise to the protein MAAVSTSFILTHSASSINKLDYSQFKIKHSSLSQNINRRGGVQLSSARRPLTIQAAYSEGGRPSGASIFVGGFLLGGLIVGTLGCVYAPQISKALAGADRKELMRKLPKFIYDEEKALEKTRKVLAEKIAQLNDAIDDVSSQLRSEETPNGVAVNSDELEAAA
- the LOC112705732 gene encoding MLO protein homolog 1 isoform X1, which codes for MAGGEGGAGERSLQETPTWAVAVVCSVFVILSVLIEHGIHSLGKWFQKKQKKAMNEALEKIKSELMLLGFLSLLLTFGTNYIKKICIPHSIGDTMLPCKKVVSHGGDGRRHLLSFETEDDNDVLSWRRILATSISGDDYCSTKGKVPLISASGLHQLHIFIFVLAVSHIFYSVMTMVLSQAKMKKWKSWEAETSSLEYQFSNDPARFRLAHQTSFVKQHSGWSRMPGIRWIVAFFRQFFASVTKVDYMTMRHGFINAHLGPNSKFNFHKYIKRSMEDDFKVVVGISMPLWVSAIIFLLLNVYKWNMLTWLSFIPLVILLLVGTKLELIIMEMAQEIQDRTTIVRGVPVVEPNNKYFWFNRPQWILFLIHFTLFQNAFQIALFLWTVYEFKIKSCFHENLKLILIRVILGVFLQFICSYITFPLYALITQMGSHMKKAIFEEQTAKAIKKWQKTAKNRTKLRKAGMDNVSNSGYMSGETTPSQGTSPIHLLHKYKPSSNHTDTESVLYSPRSYPSDTELSETELAYTHHHHIQLNEITTSHRHGPPNNRQETHNVDFSFDKP
- the LOC112705732 gene encoding MLO protein homolog 1 isoform X2 gives rise to the protein MAGGEGGAGERSLQETPTWAVAVVCSVFVILSVLIEHGIHSLGKKKQKKAMNEALEKIKSELMLLGFLSLLLTFGTNYIKKICIPHSIGDTMLPCKKVVSHGGDGRRHLLSFETEDDNDVLSWRRILATSISGDDYCSTKGKVPLISASGLHQLHIFIFVLAVSHIFYSVMTMVLSQAKMKKWKSWEAETSSLEYQFSNDPARFRLAHQTSFVKQHSGWSRMPGIRWIVAFFRQFFASVTKVDYMTMRHGFINAHLGPNSKFNFHKYIKRSMEDDFKVVVGISMPLWVSAIIFLLLNVYKWNMLTWLSFIPLVILLLVGTKLELIIMEMAQEIQDRTTIVRGVPVVEPNNKYFWFNRPQWILFLIHFTLFQNAFQIALFLWTVYEFKIKSCFHENLKLILIRVILGVFLQFICSYITFPLYALITQMGSHMKKAIFEEQTAKAIKKWQKTAKNRTKLRKAGMDNVSNSGYMSGETTPSQGTSPIHLLHKYKPSSNHTDTESVLYSPRSYPSDTELSETELAYTHHHHIQLNEITTSHRHGPPNNRQETHNVDFSFDKP